In Gossypium arboreum isolate Shixiya-1 chromosome 3, ASM2569848v2, whole genome shotgun sequence, the sequence TAAAAATTGAAAGTGCTATTCCATATATTAAGCAAAGTTACAAGAGAAGACATAAGATAGGCATACCTCATGTATCAAATCTTCACACTTGTAACGTGTTTCATGAGCATTTCAATTATTTCTTTTGATACTATCGAGGTTGATTTAGTCAATGCTTTAATCTTTTTGTGAGTTTCCTCTTCAAGTCGCTTCACAGTATTATCAGAGCTTCCACTTGACTAAACAATATGATTGAAAAAGATAATATTGTAACAAGTACTACAACATATAAAACATTATTTTACAAGttttatatatatgaatataaaataatataattatacttATATGTACCTCAGAGATTTTCTTCTGGTATTCAGTTTCCATTTGGGAGCGGAAGAGGGCAACATCCTTTTCAGCTTCTTCTTTGGCTTGCTTTAGCCTGGCCATCTTCACTGAGCAATGgcataatttaaatgaaaaatcAACATCCAAATTGATGTATGGAAAACATACAAAAAAGCTgaaagaaaataacaaaattagGTACTCAAGCAATCATCCAGTTTGGGTTTGGGATCTAAAATGTGATGTTAAGCATTTTAGATAGTTTTCCTACGGTTTCTAGCACTTGAAACAATGTGCTGAGCTTCTTGCTCCGCTGTTAGCAGCATCTGAATGCCTCCTTGTCCTTTGAATGAATCCATGGTTGCCACCAAACCCACGATATCTAGAAAGAAGTAAAAAGAAAACCAACAAAACTTAGAGATTGAACATACGTGACCAACTAAAGAAACATTGATATTAGCTTTGATCCAATTTATAATGTGCATAAAATCATTTATCAAACTAGACAACAAAATTGCAGTTGTGCTCATTAAAAAACTAGCATCTTTAGTCAAGTATCTAATGCCCCTTTTGGAACTAACTATGTTTTTTTGGGTTTCGCTTAAGATAACAAACAAATTATGATCCATGAATATTTTGATAGGAATTAACCTTCTGAAATTTTCTGAAAACAGCAATATTGGTTTATAATTTGATACCAACATCTTAAATACTCTAATATgctaaaattaaatttcttttcagaAATCGATTTTGTTGTATCCAAACCCCCAACATAAAATTCTTGttttcatccatgaaaaaatAAAACAATCTTCTACTGAGATTTAAAGAATaagagagaagaagaaaaaagaagctAAAGATATCATACCTGAATTATAAAGATAAATAAGGGAAGAAAGAATCAAATCTCTCTTAAATACTTCCAAATCTTCTCTTACTTGGAATATCACTCTCCATACTTAACGGGATTAGTTTTGGTTTATTTCCTAGTCAAAATATTTTAGTCCTATACGTGTATACATTCTATTAAGTTCATGAGAGTAATTATTATTGGGACCAATTACTTGTAGTCACTTCAACATTTAAACTTTGGTATTAACCCAAAATTCCTACCTAATTCATTATATTCTTTTTTTCTAAAGCAATTAAGAccatttatttttcatattttggtTAAATTAATTAGATTTAAATGAAAAAACTAATGTGCTTGTTGCACATACTAAATTACTTGTTTTGTTTTATATGTCACAtcaacaaataaatataatacattttaaaaaaaattatgaagaATTGTAGAActtcaaatatattttaaaattatttttaaaaattttaaaattaagaaaattacttaaaaaaaGGTAAGAAATCTTCATCTTGAGTATTTCGAACACCGAGAACAACACTGTTAGCTAATAACAAATGTGTGTAAACTCCGTTTCTATTCTCAACCGTGAGGTGTAACGCATTGTTGCCATCTTTCGTGAGGGCATCAACATTAGCCCCTTGTTCATCTTGAGTATTTCGAACACCGAGAACGACACTGTTAGCTAATAACAAATGTGTGTAAACTCCGTTTCTATTCTCAACCGTGAGGTGTAACGCATTGTTGCCATCTTTCATGAGGGCATCAACATTAGCCCCTTGTTCAAAAGAAGCATGAGAACCTCAAAATAGCCACCAATGGTGGCTAAGTGAATCAGACTTCGATTTGACGGCGCTGATCGATTTGAGCTAGCTTTTTGaggaaaaaaagagaggaaaaggcTAAAAAGATCAGCTCTTCACCACATCCAGAAGCTTGGTATGCTTGAACACAATTGGTTTAATCTTTTGAGTTTTGATGCTTGATGACTTATCTAATGCGTCTAGTATGTAACAAGCAATTGGTTGGTTTAATGTTATTTTTTAAGTCCAACTTGATTTGGCTTCATTTATGTTAGTGATTGATCTAGTTTCCTTTACTTATTATTTGTTGTATGAGCAATTGGTTgtttaataaaaatacaaaaagggATATTGTTAGAACAATTAAAATAGTTGTAATTATTAAAATAACTGTTGCAATTGTaagtttacaatttttatttataatcttacattatttttattagtttgtATACGTGTACGATGAACAGAAGGGTTGTATGTATCAATTTAAAagcatataattattttttataatgtagtttttaaaaaatattaattttaaaaataaactcaaaattcttaatatttttatttaaattaaatatagtTCCGCTTaactataataaaaaatatagttattttataatgttttaaatacattttatataatctttaagaaatgaaaataaaacgATTTTgagaaatatatattatatgtatctTAATGGTGTATCTTTTATtcgcaaaaaaataaaaatgcttGAATCAATTTGGTGCAAgaagtaaaaatataaaacaaatcaATATAAAAGGTCAAATTtgtgttatataaattaaattttgtagtgtgtaataattttaatatatgtaaagagtgtaaattgattttaaaatattagtaaagaaattacatttaatttcaagaaaaacatgtaatttaaaatgaattgaaATACAAAGGGTGTATTTTCTAAAAAGtataaatttctaaaataattattaattattctttaaaaatagaaaaaaagttATAGAAACAATTATATAAAGGTCTCAAATCTAGTTAACACAAAATTCAAAGTGGAAGGATTAATGATGTAAATTAAAATTGCGAAAGTAGTTTAAAAATTATTGAGAAAAACGAAAAGACTTGATTGCAATTATTCAATTAATGTACAAATATAATTAAAACTAATTAAAAGTTGAAGGGCTTATATCATAAATATGGGATGTGAAGCCCTTAAAAATCAACATAAATATGATGatgcttttatttatttattttttggtgaaaaagaaaatataacaAAGTTAAATTACAAGAAATATTCGAGAGGTGCAATGGTCCTCTCTTTATCAGACTTAAAGAAATCTAACACGTCATCTGGGGGAGACTCAAACAGTCGTAAATCCTTCTCTCTTTCAAAAGCCAATTTAGAAAGATAGTCTGCGCATTTATTATCTTCCCTGGGAATGTATCGTAGAATCCATTGGCTTTCTTGGGACAAAATCCGGTGTATTCTCCTGATCAAAGCAGAGGTTGAGCTCTTCGAAACATTTTCATGAATAACTTTGACTAACTCCAAACTATCAGAATGAATAATCTCGTTGTTATGACCTCTACGTTGAATGAGTTTTAAGCCATCCAGAATGCCCCATAGTTCTACGTCAAAAATTGAACAATTCCCTAGGAATTGGTTATAACCCATTACCCAATTGCTAGTACTATCCCGTACCACTCCTCTAGCAGTTGCTCTTCGTGATGTTCTTGAAACAACACCATCTTCATTAAGAACAATCCAATCCTTGGGTGTAGGCTCCTTATGGAATGGAACAATATTATCACTCAAGCCATTTCTAGACTCCAGAGTCACATGTTTAGCCCAGCACATGGAGACTTTAATGATTTCAATGGAACTCCATGACTTCCTTTAAAAAATGGACAGATTACGATTCTTCCATAGACGCCAAGCTAATAACCCAAAAAGGCAAGCCTAGCTAATTTCCCCACCATGAAGCATCGAAGTATCTTGTAAATTAAAAGAATTCCAATCGTACAGAGAGTAAGGGAAAAAAAGGGTTTGCTGGTTTCTCGGAACAACCTGTTTCCAGACTTCCTTAGCCACATTACAATCTTTAATAATGTGCAGAATGTCCTCAGAAGCATGTCCACAAATCAAACAAGAGGCATCGACCACTAAACCACGCCTCACTCTTTCCACGTTGGTGAGGAGTCTCTACTTTAACACTGTACAAAAAAAAAAGCAAACTCTTTACGGACCTAGAATTTTCCATGTTCTCTTCTATAATTCGTCTCTAGAGTTCCAAGAATCCTCTTTTAGCGCCTTATAAGTACTTTTAACAGAGAAAGCTCCGGTTGAAGTATGTCGCCAAGACAACCTATCTGGTCCTTCAGTTGGATGAGGAGGAGGAATTCCCATAATGTGGGGAATAATCTCCTCTGGTAGCCAagcctgcaaaaaaaaaaaattaatatttcaattgCCTTCTCCTGTGACCAAATCACTAAGCAAACAATTAGTATTAATATTAGCATAAGCAGGTAAATAATTAATCAAAGGTCCAACACTAGGAATCCACTAGTCTTTCCAACAGTGAATTTTATTACCATCATTGACAGACCATATCAGATTTTCATGTAAAAGGGTCCATACTTTTGATAACGACTTCCAAAGAAAAGAACATTTCACCTTCGCTATACTAGCAGGTAAGGAAATGTTTATCCTATACTTAGACTTGAGAACACGAACCCAGAGAGCTTCATCATTTGAAACCAATTTATAACCAAGTTTAAGCAAGAAAGAAATGTTTTGATCCCTTAGTTGTCTTATGCCAAGACCTCCACACCACTTGGGTTGGTAGATTGAGTCCTAACCAACTAACGACATCTTTTTCTTGCCATCAGAGGTCCCCCAAATAAAACGCCTCACTAGACATTCAATCTCATCGCAAATCTGCTTAGGAATCATTATATATTGCATGAAATAGCTGGGAATGGCTAGAAGAATTAACTGCACAAGAGTGACTTGACCTGCAAAAGAGAGCTGACAAGCATCCCAGCTTTGAAGCTTCATACGAACTTTCTCAATCACAAAATGAAGAGTACTATTAGTGACTCTCTTATGGAAAAGAGGGATTCCGAGATATCGCCCAAGGTCATCCACCTTTTTGAAACTAAGTAAATTACTGAGCCGATCAACCATGGACTCCTCAACTCCTTTGGAGAAGAAAATGTTAGTTTTCCTAGGATTAACCTTATGTCCTGAAAGCTCACAGAAGTcattcaaaatttcttttaaaatcctTCTATGTTGTTCATCCGCTCTACAAAAAAATCACAAGATCATCGGCAAAGAAGAGGTGCAAAAGAGTCAGCCTTGAGCAAGATAACTGTATAGGTTTCCAAATCCCTTTGGACAAAGCCAAATTAATAGAATACCTTAACCATTCCATACAAAGTTCAAAAAGGTAGGGAGAAAGAGGACAACCTTGCCTAATTCCCCTAACAGGTCTAAATTTAGTCGTTAGGACTCTATTCCACAAAACCTGCATGGTAGAGTTAGAAATAGCAGAAACAATAACATTTCTGAGATAACTAGGGATCCTACCGCTTGGAGTGAAACATCAATAAAATCCCATCGaacaaatcaatttttatcgccATCCACTTCCGACTCTTGCTGCTCTTCATTGAATGGATTACCTATTGTGCAATGACAATATTGTCGGTAATATTACATCTAGCAATAAACCCCACCTGTTCCTGCACAATAATTTTTGGGAATATAATCTTAAAATGGTTAACCAATTTGTAGAGGACAGGGCAAAAGCTTATAGGGCGAAACTGTGCAAACTACTCAAGATTCTGAATCTTACGAATAAGGACATGCTCTTGTGTCTACCcctgtggacaactttgaggctatttttcaATTCCTTTTTCACCCTCACTAACACATGTACACTCTGATATGCCGATGGTGACTATCATGGCATAAATGGTTTACTTAAACATCCATagtttaactcatgtgtgacaatTACATGCCAAAGTATACATGTTTGGGTCTCTATAACTTACTAaaatcattcaaaacattttctTACTTTAAACCATGCTATAACCTAACCAAGTGACATCAATCATCCATCAAGCATagatttcatattttatcattCATTTTCAACAACCAACTCATCACACACTTCAAAGACTTCAACATATCTCATGCATGCATCAATATCTAGGAGTATAACCCAATAATCAATGTGAGCCAtacttcatggccatatacaaaatgaattagtaTACCAATATGGGCCATCACTTTGGCCAACCAATATGACAcgtataacaaaatactaagtgccctatacatgccatacttaaatataTTAAACCAAATATACCCTAAAAgacttgttgatagtgtgacttgagcttTGACGTCTACGATCCtcaagctagcttggcgatgctaagaaaaagggaaaaagagaaagggggtaagcataaagcttagtaagttgtatgtaactaATAAACAACATAGATCATACAATTTCTTGAGTTAAAAATGCTACTGATTACCACCACATTATCAATTTACACACAATGGACATAATAAGAATCGGCAATAAATGTTATTGAACTTCACAACTTAACTTACTCTTTCTTACTCATGCTAAATTTtccatcatgaatcaaattccatactcataaggcttatgtacatacctgtactactcATAGCTTATTCATATTTCTCCATCTCTTAACCTTGATCTtgaatgacccgttgaaccatttagaatacggAAGGACGTTTgggattatcatacaccaaacagggtgccaaagccatgtcccggacatggtcttacatgggaccacacatcgatgccatatcccaaatacgGTCTTATACGAAGTCTCGATTCATTGTCGGTGCCAtgccctagacatggtcttataagGTACTTCATAtctatgccatgtcccagatatggtcttatatgaaatCACTTAACGATGCCGAAGCCATATCactgatatggtcttacacggggtTACGTATCaacgtcgatgccatgtcccagacatggtcttacacgggatctcgTTAACCATGGTTTCGTGACATCCAAATCCTAAGTATTCCTTAGGGTCACCCGGGATTTTTGAGATAAAAAACTATATCAAATTGTTATTAAATCATTTCAAGTCAAATTCCATTAGAGCAtatacacatatttcatataacatCAAGCATTAAATACAAGATAatgaaattgttgaattacttacacacaacttacctcggtcaCAAAATATTGTCAACTTTAcgttttagtccaaaatctttctTTTCCCTTGGTTTAGGTtcggactccatttttcttgatctataatagaaaattacacttatttaattatcatattgCCAAATTCAGTCCATAAATCACAATTTTGAAacaattatagttttgcccctagacttttacaaaattgcaatttagtccctaggctcgcatatgaaatgtactcatttcctttactacccaagcctagccaaatatttcTTATACTCATAAAAGCCCACATTACTCATCAAAATAGATTTTTATAACTCAATTTACactgttttcaatttagtcctttttaggtgttttcatgcaaaatcatttaacaaaagatgttcatcatacatcaaactcacatattccttcataaaacatcaaagaacatgcatgtcacacatgggtaacaTTTTGAAcacaaatcctagctcaaaatatgggtagaaatagatagattaagcttcaAGGATTTCagaaatgcaaagaacattaaaaacggggctaggattgacttactatcaagcttggaaaatttggaaaccctagctatggctcctttCAATTTTAGGCACtccttgaagaagatggacaacattttcacttgatttttccctttgtaattcatttaattaccaaatgactaaaatgcccctaaagcctttctttcaaatttttcctatgcatgtccatttttgtccaaacttttaaaaattggacaaattgctaattaggtccttctaattaataatctattgtaatttcatgcttaaagcttctagaacacaagttttgcatctttttcattttggtccctaaagttcaattggacattttatgcatagaatttcttcatgaaatttttttcACAAGAATGTATGCCTATCCTggacctcataaaaatcataaaacaattatttctatctcagatttttggtctcaaaatcactgttctgactaggccctaatttgggatgttacaattctcccccttagggattttcgtccccgaaaatcttactggtaaataagTGCGGGTATTTGTTTCTCATGGTCTCCttcggctcccatgtagcctcttctaacccatgtctatgccataacactttcactaaggcAATATTCTTCTTTCTTAACTGCTTGacttcctgagccaaaatcttgatTAGCTCTTCACAATAAGACATATCCGGTTCGACCTCAACCTTTGTCGGTGAAATCACctgagaggggtctgatctatAAGAGCACAACATAGACACATTGAACACATCATGGATCTTTTACAACTCAGACGGAAAAGCTAACCGATAAGCTACCAGTTCTATCCTTTCGGTGATTTCATAAGGtcttatgaaacgaggactcaacttgcctttcctgccgaatctcagaacctttttccatggagatactttcagaaatactttatcacccacttgatattcagtttcttttctttttaaatctgcgtaAGACCTTTGCCTTTTCGATGCTGCCCTCAAACAATATCTAATCACTTTTACCTTGTCTTCGGTTTCTTTgaccaagtcaaccccgtgaatctaattttctttgagttctatccaatataagggagttcgacacttccagccatacaatgcctcataaggtgccatttttaaactcgtctggaaactattgttataggcaaactcaaccaaaggtaagtacttttcccaactactctggaattctaaaacacaacatctcaacatgtcttccaaggtTTAAATCACTCTCTCGGATTGGCCGTCGGTTTCTaggtgaaatgcggtactaaaattcagtcttgtgcctaaagcttcttgcaattttctccaaaatcacgaggtaaaccttggatctctattcgATATAGTCGATATGGGAACTCTATGAactctcacaatttcagaaatataaaACTCAGACAACTTATTCAGTGAAAAGTCAGTGCGtactggtataaaatgagccgatttagtcaacctatcaactataacccaaacgacatctttctttcttggtgtcaatggtaaacctatcacaaaatccatagaaTTCGGTCTCATTTCCATTTGGGAAcaaaaataggctgaagtaaacctgagggCACCTAGTgcttagctttcacttgctgacaaattaggcATCTCgcaacaaactcagaaatatccctttttataccattccaccaatatattttctctaagtcgttatacattttaatAATAACAGGGTGTACTGATAGACGACCATTTTGTGCCTCATACAAAATCTTATGAATCAACTCAGCATCCTTAGGAATACAAATCCTATCTCGAAACACCAAGTAACCATCGAAACTAATCCTAAAATCAGATCTAGTGCTTAACTCGTACTGGGCTCTCTTAGCTTGTAAATCCTCATCACTATTCTGAGTTTCCCGAATCTCTTGGAGAAAtattggtctagctctcaactctactaCGACCGCACCATCCTCTGATAAAGCTAACCGCGTACCTATGGCTCTTAAAGCAAATAAGTAATTTTTAGTTTGGGCatcggcgactacattcgcctttcccggatgatagtctattactaactcataatcttttatcaactctagccatctccATTGCCTTAGATTTAAGTCCTTTGAGTCATcaggtatttcaaactcttgtgatcagtgaatactcAATatgtctcaccatacaaatgatgtctccaaatcttcagtgcaaaCACAATGGTGGCTAGTTCCAAGTTATGTGtctggtaatttttctcatgcggtttcagttgtctagatgcataggctatcactttgccttctcgCATAAGTACACAccctaatccattcaaggatgcatcattaAAAATCACAAGCTCCTTTCCCGACTTAGGTTGAACTAGCACTAGAGCCTCGGTGAACAACGCTTtcagtttctcgaaactctgttggcacttttctgtccacttgaacttaacatccttttgtaatagcctcgtcattagagtagcaatcattgaaaaccatttcacaaaccgtctgtaataaccggccaagcctaaaaagcttctaacctctgtcacattcctcggtggtttctAATCAATaatggttgaaatcttactcgggtcaactctaataccgtctCCCGAAACAATATGTCCTAAAAAACTGACTTCgagaagccaaaattcacttttactaaacttagcatataactgcttctctCTTAAAGTTTGCAAAACCATCcttaaatgctcagcatgttcggtctcattacgggaataaatcaatatgtcatcaataaacatcaCAACAAATTTATCTAGATAAGGTCGAAATAttctgttcattaaatccataaatatggcGAGAGCATTGGTTAgcccaaaaggcatgacaaggaactcatagtgaccatacctcgtccgaaATGCTGTTTTCGGTACATCTGACTCCTTGACccacaactgatagtagccagacctcAGGTCTATATTTGAAAATAccatggctcccttcaactgatcaaatagatcattaaTCCttagcaaaggatacttgttctttattgtcaccttgttgAACTGTTGATAaactatacatagcctcatcgaaccatctttcttcttcataaataacacgggagcaccccaatgtgaaaaactcagtctcgtGAAACCTTGTCAGTCAACTCCTGTAACtaaactttcaactcttttaattccgcCGGGGCCATCCTATATGGGGCAATCAAAATAGGTGCAGTGCCAGAAAGCAaatcgatgccaaactctatttccctaataggaggtaacccaggcaattcttctgaaacacatccggatactcacatactattggTACCGACTCAATATTTGATTCAGACTCTTTAGTGTGCAATACAAAGGCAAGGTAAGCTTCATAACCGTTCCTTATGCATATCCGAGCAGACATGGAAGAAATCACTATGGGCATTCTATTTAGTTCACCTGGTTCAACTCAAAGAACATTACCATTCTCATATTTTAGTTCGATAATATTTCTTCCACAATTCACTACCACATCATgagcggtcaaccaatccataccaagaatt encodes:
- the LOC108475276 gene encoding uncharacterized protein LOC108475276, translating into MCWAKHVTLESRNGLSDNIVPFHKEPTPKDWIVLNEDGVVSRTSRRATARGVVRDSTSNWVMGYNQFLGNCSIFDVELWGILDGLKLIQRRGHNNEIIHSDSLELVKVIHENVSKSSTSALIRRIHRILSQESQWILRYIPREDNKCADYLSKLAFEREKDLRLFESPPDDVLDFFKSDKERTIAPLEYFL
- the LOC108475278 gene encoding V-type proton ATPase subunit G1-like codes for the protein MDSFKGQGGIQMLLTAEQEAQHIVSSARNLKMARLKQAKEEAEKDVALFRSQMETEYQKKISESSGSSDNTVKRLEEETHKKIKALTKSTSIVSKEIIEMLMKHVTSVKI